Genomic DNA from Lactuca sativa cultivar Salinas chromosome 8, Lsat_Salinas_v11, whole genome shotgun sequence:
AATGTTGTCTTTGTAGTGTATTTGTATAAAAAAGGGTAATTTTTATAAGAGttggtgatttttataaaaagtgtggtAAAAATGATGTATAATTACTTAATTTGAATCATCTAAATTCAAATTACTATAAATCATTATCATAAAAAATAATAACATATTACACGAAAGTTATGATGATGCCTAATTCTTTTCGTTAAAGTTCGAGTGTTTAAGTCGGGTATAGAATCTGTCGCATTTGGTGACGAATTCACCAAAATCTGAATATGTAACCTTTGTTATGAATATGTCATGTAGTATACGGTTTATAAACTCAACTACACCgtgttatgaatattatttataccTAAATAATATATAAGTGAATTATCGAATTTTACGTAactaaccctaattagggtttatattcaATAATTGGTAAAAACAAAGGTACTTTGAATTATAACTTGCCAATAGTACATTAGTAACATTAGAGAATATCACATTTCTCCTAAAATTCTAATACAATTTGAGTTGACCtggttgactttagttgactttgtttgaccaaAATTGATGTTGTCACAGTATagatttgtatttgtgtgtctactcaaagagaatgacatttttatagtagactatccattaattgtttaataaacatattatataagttataaaacctttcatgatgtgtgattaattactttgaaggtTAAAAGGTGTctgggtttcaaatgcatgaggtgcttGGAAATTtgtgtgggggtttcaaatgcatgaggtgataggaaaaatgtctcatttataagtatagtatgatatgatggtATATATTCCATTAAGATATGTAAAAGTATATATACATTACTTtatatttattagtttattattgaTTCTAAAGTAACTGTTGACTTATTTACATAGATTCgtacatgttgaacagatgaatTAATATATacaaaggtatatatatatatatatatatatatatatatatatatatatatatatatatatatatatttatacatttgttAATATGGTTTGAATGTAATTTATATCTTATGAGTTTATAttatctttttaaaataaaagcttTAGTTGTTTATTGCTATTTTATATTGATATTTGTTGATTGTTAGTAAATTTGGTTTCGTAGTAGATGTCAACATGAAAAAAACAACCAACTATTAATgggtttttttaaaagaaaacactCAAGTTCTTCTCAAGATTCTGAAAACCCATAAGAGATTGTTTTGGATGAAGGTGCCCCCACACCCGATGTTCCTAATACAAATAATCGATTCAAAAAAGCTCATCTTGAAATTAGTGAAATTGATCTTAATACATTAGAAAGGGATCCTGGTTTGTGTAAGCAAATTTATGATTCCCCGATTAATCAACGACATACTATTAGGCGAGCATATATTAATCTTGATCCCTTTCAACAAACACTTTCTGTATATCCAAAATCGAGACCAGAAACCCATAAACATTAGTTTTCAAGCTTCTTCATTTAAATTATATCATTGGCTTGAATATTCAGAGAGCTTAGATGTTGCGTTTTGTTTTCCATGTATTCTATTCAACAAGCGTTTTGGAATGGGACACTACGGCCAACAAGCATTTAGTATAGATGGATTTTAGAATTGGAAGAAAGTTCGTGGAAAAGTTGTGCTTTTTTGCATCATATGGGGACTGAGTGTACATCTTTTCACAACGTTATACAAAAATCATGTGATGATTTGTTAAATGAGGCACAAGATATACGAAATGTGTTTGACACATTTATAGAAAAAGAGCGTAAAAATAATAGATTAAGACTGAAAGCTACTATTTATGTATTACATTGGTGTGCCTTTCAAGGAGTTGCATATAGAGGCCACGATGAAGGAACAGATTCCATAAACAAAGGAAATTTTCGTCAGATGTTGAAGGCAATTAGCGATTTTAACACGAAGATGGAAGAATTGTTCCGTATTGATCCTAAATATGCATCATATATATCACCGTCAATTCAAAAAGAGGTTTTAAACCTTATATCAACTAGGGCGAGGAGGATGATTTGTGCGGAGATTGATGGTGAGAAATTTTGTTTAGTTGTTGATGAAGCACGTGATCAGTCCAATAAAGAACAAATGTCAATTGTTTTGAGATTTTTAAATAAAGATGGCTTTGTTATGGAGCGTTTCTTTGGGCTTGTTCATGTACCTCACACTACAACACAAACTCTTAAGAATGCGATTTATTATGTAATGTCAAATAACAATCTTGATCTTAAGTCTATTCGTGGCCAAGGGTATGATGGTGCAAGCAATATGCAAGGTCATTTCAAGGGTTTTCAAGCATTGATTTCAAATGATTGTCCATATGTGTATTATGTTCATTGTTTTGCCTATCGATTTCAATTAGCATTTATGGATGCTTCACAAGAAGTTATTGCATTACAGAAGTTTTTTACTCGATTATCTTTTGTTATCAATGTTGTTGGTGCTTCCTCCAAGCGTGTCGACCAAATTAGAGATGCACAAGCCAAGTAAATTGCATATAAGATTTCTATTGATGAGTTAGAGACATGTAGAGGTCTTAATCAAATTGGTACATTACAACAAGCTGGTGATACTAGATGAATTTCTCACCTTAAATCAGTTTCGAGCTTAATCAAAATGTTTGGTCCAACTTGTGAGGTTTTACTTAAAACTATTGAAAATGGCACCGGTGCAATCAAAGGCAACACAGATTTAGCATATGAGTCTATTACTACATTGGAGTTCATTTTTGTTCTTCATCTCGAGAAAGAAATAATGGAGATCACTGATTTACTTTGTCAAGATTTACAAAGACAAACTCAAGATATTTGTAATGCATTAAGGATAGTTGCATCTACCAAattgttattaaaaaaaatgaaagatgaaAGATGGGATGGTTTGCTCTCTCCTGTTAAGTCATTTTGTCAGGAACACAACATTGATATCCCTGATATCTCTTTTCCCTACTTTAGTATAGGGGATCGAGCTCATAATGAGTGTAGTGATAATACACTTGAGCATCATTACCAAGTGGATATATTTTGTGAAGTAGTTAATTATCAAAAAATGGAACTAAATCATCGATTCAACGATAGCTCAACGAAGTTGTTTCGACTTTCAACAACTTTAGATCCTAAAAGTGTTGATGAGTCTTTTCAAAGTAATGATATAATAAAGTTAGTAGATAATTTTTATCCTGAAGATTTCAATGAACAAGAGAAAGCAGTTTTGAAGATACAACTTCAACATTATGAGATTGATGTCGTTCAACATGCAGATTATAAACTATTGACATCTATGCCCAGATTTTGTCAATGGTTGATAAAGACTAGAAGAGTAGCGAACTTTCATCTTATTTATCGAGTAGTTAGTCTCATACTTACTCTTCCAGTTTCTACTGCTACAACAGAGAGATCATTTTCAACAATGAACCTCATTAAAACAAGGTTACAGAAAAAAAATGGAAGACAAGTTTTTGAATGACTCATTGGTTTTGCACTTATATTATTTTTCttgtttaaaattttgatatgTCATAATTTTGAACTAAATAAACCTTGTTTATAAAGGTTAATTACGAAGTCGTCTTAATTTCGGCCCCCCTGGCTGTAGTGCTTGTGTTCTGCCCCTGCTCAGGACTTTTGAATTAGGCTTTCATGCATGTTCTCCTGTTGGTTGTGGCTTTAGAATAGGATCATATTtccgggtggctatctcacctctaggTACATATGGTTACACATTCTTACAAAATTGGTCACgtatccttgtgtataggatgtttctatgttgtagtgatctgttagaatTATATATGCATATATCTGGGTGTGATAGGGTGCAGGTGTGCAGCAGTAGTGGTATGTTGGTTAGAGTACCAGTGGGTAGGTTATCGTGTATTTTAGTGCCCTAGGGACTGtgtgtagtcatgtaggatagcctgagaagtCTTGATATAGGCTTTCttgcttgttccttgtttggttgtggctctagagtaggatcatctattCAGGTGGGTATCTCACATCcggttacttatggttacacattcCATGGAGGTTAGTTGGCAGTGGATCAGTGTGTTGTGAGAGCTCCAGTAGGAGGTAGCGAACTGTATGATTGATATTGCATGTATTATGTGCCTCGAtccttgtttgtttatatgtcgaaATATGGTGGTGGTTGAGGTTGAGGCGGTCATGTTGTGTGTTGTAGGCAAAGATACCAGGTGTGGTCCGACTATAAGCCATAGGCACAGAGGCTCGGGAAGAGCTATTGGGTTGAGGTGGCATGCCAACAAACCTAGGGTATTCCAGTGTAATGACTGATTGGGCCATTCTGATGACAGATTGGgccagtctgatgactgattggaccagGGTAATCCAATCTAATGATTGTGGACTCGATATGCATGCTATTATGTTTGTTGTATGGGGTATTTTTGGGAAAATCACTTTGCtttatgcttacccagttgtttatgtttcaggttccatcggtgatcgcgggaaggcgaaggcaagACTATATACATGCATTAGCAACATTGAGGATGTCGCGAtatttatattactctgattctttttaataaatgtaattttaAATAAATGGTTCTCTTAAAATGGATTTCTAATTGggaagttttaccttaataaaaatgaaaaattttggttgtgaaaaagggacgttacaagttggtatcagaaccctggtttgagcgaattggaggaacacttgtgtgaatccaaactcaaactaggGTCTGAGAATTTTCacaaaaacatttttgaaaagaatttataataaaaaggtTGGGCTAGGGACATGGGTTCGATCTCTTGACATGTTCTTCTTTGATTATTGGCTTGGGATCGGGAACGTGGACCTTGACTTAACTTTGGTTTTACATGAAGATGTGGTGTGTACAGTCAGCTAGAGCCCGAACAGGAGAGTGGTCCcaaagatacccatacttgtcaTACATGTTGAGTTTTGATTTTGCTGATATGTGGATTGTTAGAAGAGCATGCTAGTAGATAAGATTATTTTGGGAACTGTTGGATAGAAGTGGCTGATTTTGGTAATGCCTGGTGATATAGGGAATTACTTGCTATATGTTACTTAATTTTGTGATAGCTACGTATATGTTGATTAGTTGTATATGGTCGAGATTAAATACCCTTAGAATGATCGAATTAgccttacttcctattccttttttggttgtggacttagggcatagtcaattattcgacagtctatctgACCCTATATTGTGTACAACAAGCATGCACAAAAGCAACCAATATTATGGGAGTGAGGATGGTCCTAAAGGGTGCCTAGAAAGTTAGTTATATCTTGTAGGAGAAGTAGGTGTTAGCACACCTAGGGGTGGTCTGGTGTAGTGACTTAGAATCTTGGGATGAATTCTAAATCAACTACagataggtgtgaaaggtagtatgggcccctactactgaAAGTATAGGATCCGTATGAGATTTAGGAGGAATCTCAAGGTTACTAAGGAACTAATATGGGGTGGCCTGGTGTGTTGAGCACTATGTTTTGATGTCTGATCTTTCCATGGTGAATTTTCAGTATGGCGGCTATTGAAGGTTCAGGATCAGGAGTTGGTGGCACTGGGAGAGTAGGTTTGAGTAAGGAGGAGATCTACGGGATCATTGTTGTTTAAGTAGCAAAGACGTTCAGGAAGGCAATTACGAAGTTGTTTGGGTAGGTCAAGACCGCATTGATCAAGGAGTTTGACCAACGTTATGTCATCGTCATGTAGATAGCTACTACCGCAGTCGTCACCATTAGGATCTCAAGGAGGCAAGGTGATGCAGTACCGAGGGTATAATTATACGAAGTCTTTAGACTTTAGAGGTGATAGGGACCCAATCATCGCTTTGAGATGGATTTCTAATgtagagggatgtttcttcatgtgttcatgccccGAGGGCCAGAATGTAAAATTTGTGTTGAATCTTCTTCGCTGAGGTGTGAAGGATTGGTGGGAGTTTGTGACCCAAGGCTTTTCACGTACAGAGCGAGCCGTAGTGACTTGGGAGCAGTTTTTGGATATGTTCCGAGAAAAGTACGTTCATCTTGTGGAGCGGGAGCGAACGACACATGAGTACATGTCGCTCAAGCAGACAATTGAGTCGATGACAAAGATCACCAAGAAGTTTACAGAGAGAGCTCTTTTATGCCTTGAGTATGCTGCTTCAGAGCAAGTGCAGATGTCGCAATATCTGAGTACGCTCAAGATAGATATTCTAGAGTCTGTATCTACTCAACAGTAGACCTTGACCGAGATGCAGTCAAGCGCTAGAAagagcgagattgagttggagattcAGTAGAAGGAGGAAGGGACAACTTCAGGATAATATCCGCCAGCAGCCATGCGGTTCAAGTTCACCGAATAGAGTTCAGGATCAACTATTGGGAGGTGTAGCTAATTTGTATGTCACAGGTGTGGCGAGAAGGGTCATTTTGATGGAGATTGCAGACGTAGTGTGTGAGTTTGTTTCTATTATGGCCACGAGGGCCACATTAGAGCTCGTTGTCCCTTTCTGGTTTTCGGTGAGGTACTGGACCACACACCCCTAGCTTGGCGTTACCCGACAGTCGTCATAGGATAGCGGGAGTTTTAGGGTCGTGGTTTGAGTTATTAGTTCTTCTATTTAGTCGAATGTTGTAGTGTTGGTATTCAGCTGTACTTACTATTTACGTTTCGAAGTTCAGTTGTAATCTTGGATGATCAGTTTAATGGAATTATCTTATTTAGCTATGTTCTAATTGATTTCTTATTATGAATGGATTAATTATCTTTGCCATCGGTTGCATGTGTGTTGGAATTTGTGAATGTTGTGTGGATTTAGAGTCTCTTGTGTATCTGGATATCAGTGTTTGGGATCAAGTAATAGAGTGCAAGTTGGTCTGGGTATCAAGGATTATGAAGTTGTCAGATTCTAGCATACTTAAAGTAGTGGATAGTGGAACCCTGCAGTAGGAAGACCCTATACCAAATTTCAGTTCTCAGTCAAAATTTCTCCAAGTTCAAGACTTCCATGTAACTATCGAATCTTCTGGTTTCGTATCAAGAATATCATCAGCTATTGGATTTCTGTCAAGTCTTATTAGCTTTAGTTGCGATAGAAACCTATAGGATGTGCTTGTACTTTAGACTCCACAGTGCTAGGAGCCTAGGTTGAGGGGATGTGATGAGGACTTCCTTGtatgttcttgtctgattgggGCTTGGAAGTTTGAGTCACGACCCAAATGCCTGATAAGGTCAGTTAAGTTTTGTTGGGATCAGGGGTAAGCCCAAGTGTAATTGTTGGTTAGTGGATCGGGGGTAAGCCCTGTAGTTGTTGGTTAGTGGATCGGGGGTAAGCCTGAGTACATTTGTTGGTTAGTGGATTGGGGGTAAACCAGAATGTAGTTGTTGGTTGGTGAATCGGGTGTAAGCTCAAGTATCGTCAGTGGATAGCAGTGTATGGGCTGTTAGAGTCACGTAGGAGCCTATTCTATTTTAGTATGTGACCGTTGGATTCCTTGTGTCAGTATACTTGTGTGCGGGATTAGCATGACGACGTTTGGCCGAGAAGTTTTAGGATAATCAATCTGTATATTTTTAGTAAGTATTGGTTGATGTGAGGATTGTAACAGGTCCCGAGTAGGGAAGAGGTTCTTTTTGTTATGATTTAAGGAGGTTGTGTGGAGACATTTCTTCAAGCCGCGTGGTATCGCCAAAATTTTTGAGCTGGCAGAATTGTCGAGGGATGGTCGACTGCTGAAGGTGCTACAATAAAGATGAATCAAATATTGGAGTCATGTTTGAAGGACCCTCAAGGGGTTACATCGAGTAGTGGAAGCAAGAACTGATTtcaaggacaaaatctaatttaagagCGGGAGAATTGGAACATCCGGTTTTCGGTCATTTCTTAATTTGGAGTCATGGACCGGGTTTCTTGCATGTATTACGGGTTTTAGTTCGAGAATTTTTTAGTCCAAGCTATCTATATAACATTGTAGGGATCTTCAATAcctttctgtgcatataaagaatgccaaaatcagagttgaaacgaagaagttgtAACAAGTTGAATTTTGCGTTGAATGTTGTAACACAGTAGTATGTTGGGGGGTACTTTAGGTACGCTTGGCATACTAGCTAACCAAAAACGCGCCTTTGGAAgcatacgctgggcataccatTTGGTACACTGGAAGTACGCGATCcgaacccaaaccctaatttcggggttttgagtgttatttaagttccttaacttccccaaacccttTCCATTCTCAACCTCCATCGCTTAAACACActtccttgaaaccctaaccctagtttgagccttatGATCTAAAGAAGGTGTTTTGAGTGCCTTTGAAGGAAAAAGAAGGTGGTGATTGTGCTTAGAAGCTTGAAGCAACCTTGGATCTGGAAGTTCGCCTCCCCCATTCAtctctagaaggtataaagtgTGTACCTTTACGCCTATATTGATAGATTTAGTTTAGAGGTCAAATTTATGTCCTTTTTGTCCCACAAATTGGTCCGTTTGAGTGTGAATTGTTCCAGATCTTGTGAGGTAAAATCTAGGTGTATTTGAGggtgttaagtcataaaaatgctaTCTTTTTCTTGTTCTTCcattcatgcatgagttatgaagCATAGAATCTTATGATAAGTTAGGTATTTGGATTTTGACCCTTTCTAGCCATGaaaaatcataaagttggaaactctaTGATTTAGAATATCATTTGGACTTagatatgagctttggatgaAATGTATTAAGGGATAAATTACTTAATGGAAATGTTAGAACCATATTGCATACATTGGGTGTACAtgagagtatgttgggcataactTGAGTACACATGGCGTACTCAGCCTGCCTTGGATCTTGACTTTCGCCGACCactgactttttgaccaagtttgactttaggtgaAACTTGAGGGTTTGACTGGTGATTAAGATTTCACGTGGTTTTAGTGATTAGTCGATTCACGGGAGCAAGCAATACAGAAAAGGAACCACGTCTCAGTAACTTGGGGTTCTTCATTTTTGATGAGTTCTCCTTATTGTACTCattggtcgaaggcaccaatgtcggctatTCAAAGGATCCCCTAGGGATTGTATGTAGCCATGTAGGATAGACAGAGGAATTTTGATCTAGGCTTTTTTGCCTGTTCCTTGTTTTTTTGTGgctttagagtaggatcatctgtctAAGAGGCTATTTCACCTCTGGGTACATATGGTTACACATTCTTAAATATTTAGTCatgtatccttgtgtataggatgttTCTATGCTATActgatgtaacgcccgtagatcagggctagtcaatttagagacgataagcgtcaaaaatgacttttttatagaagattatttaggatgaataatcttaactaagttgtagtatatgttacaaggattccgtacatataaagaacgccgaaatccgagttataacgaagaatttatgacctatcgaagtttcgcgacagaaccgacacgacgttgaatgacgtaaaaagtgcaTTTAAGTTAGAGAGATATTtatccttagcaatctaaacgaaagtcgtagagttcgttaaaccgtgagcgtgcataaaaagaacacccaaatctgacttcgtatgaggaaattatgatttttcgaagtttcgaattagcggtatgcagcccgaatactcgatttgagaccgagcggtttttagccgaaacaatctaaacgagaattgaagatctcgttaatattagtgaaacgataaaaagataggcgaaaacggacatcggatgaagttatgaatttataacggagttttcttgtcccggcctactaaaaataaataataaaaataaagtcaaaattagccgacggagtctaaacgaaagttctaGAGTGtagtttcacctacgcgtggatataaagaacgtcgaaaacggagttcgtatgaagaagatatgaatttttgaagtttattaaataattaaaatattaaatttaaatataaatttcgatattatccaaaggggggagtcagcgaccctatcttcattatgcccagcgtaatttgGGTTTctagccccctataaaaggaagtcgagggcagccgagttctattGCTCCATTCTTCCTACCTCTCGCGTTtttacctcgttttgcgtgcaacttataccccgaagccctggtatcattctcgagccccgaagcaagtcccgaagcccgaagatcccgagaagtgcgattcccgagccgaagatctgcccacgagaagccaatttttgtgaagatcttccagatctaccgaagaatactacttctacaagccgtggtgttgtccgatcatcttctaatcaagtgagtgtgtggttactttcttctaacacataagtataaagtatttgctacgaaatacgtgctatgtgtttatatattgttgtttatttgagatattggtggaatggatgaactatataggttttaatgagttaaactgtatatgtaatttatatctacaaatatgttgggtaggacatgggtagatgagatccgtgagcatggattagaccaagaggttagttttagatctgggagtatggataaggtaaagagataaaacttgttattagtccgggggtatggattaagactaagttaattgtccctagtccgggagtatggattggg
This window encodes:
- the LOC111905268 gene encoding uncharacterized protein LOC111905268 codes for the protein MGTECTSFHNVIQKSCDDLLNEAQDIRNVFDTFIEKERKNNRLRLKATIYVLHWCAFQGVAYRGHDEGTDSINKGNFRQMLKAISDFNTKMEELFRIDPKYASYISPSIQKEVLNLISTRARRMICAEIDGEKFCLVVDEARDQSNKEQMSIVLRFLNKDGFVMERFFGLVHVPHTTTQTLKNAIYYVMSNNNLDLKSIRGQGYDGASNMQGHFKGFQALISNDCPYVYYVHCFAYRFQLAFMDASQEVIALQKFFTRLSFVINVVGASSKRVDQIRDAQAK
- the LOC111905267 gene encoding uncharacterized protein LOC111905267; its protein translation is MFGPTCEVLLKTIENGTGAIKGNTDLAYESITTLEFIFVLHLEKEIMEITDLLCQDLQRQTQDICNALRIVASTKLLLKKMKDERWDGLLSPVKSFCQEHNIDIPDISFPYFSIGDRAHNECSDNTLEHHYQVDIFCEVVNYQKMELNHRFNDSSTKLFRLSTTLDPKSVDESFQSNDIIKLVDNFYPEDFNEQEKAVLKIQLQHYEIDVVQHADYKLLTSMPRFCQWLIKTRRVANFHLIYRVVSLILTLPVSTATTERSFSTMNLIKTRLQKKNGRQVFE